A genomic region of Rhipicephalus sanguineus isolate Rsan-2018 chromosome 3, BIME_Rsan_1.4, whole genome shotgun sequence contains the following coding sequences:
- the LOC119385347 gene encoding uncharacterized protein LOC119385347 yields MGTRGTPQGAVLSPLFFNIAMMQLPHQLARVEGIHHALYADDITIWTTEGSLGEMEDRLQRAASIVDSYAIGCGLQCAPAKSELLHVRTDPKDNTRLRISLMGAPIREVEEIRILGLFIHNRLRPESTITKLERIGEQVGRMIHRVSNKRGLRGRDALRLVHAFVISRILYSGPYLRTTKQHDQRIDAIIRKATKRALDLPVTTSNAKLSALGVLNSYQEFKEAHLVNQYTRLSETVSGRRLLDRLHIKHDCIPEETCRIPELWRHKLWVSPLPRNMHSQTHEGRRGARSRALEHQYGSKQGVYYVDVAGPSPTGFYTAAVVHQDQRVNGLSYRAINSARAEEVAIALAASDTNSRVIITDSRRACENYLAGEVSPLAYEILKRAARDSDPSPKRIIWTPGHQGLRGNEAADAAARALIPRAPHPGFSGSEMQPLLRFKEILAHYCERHRLFPVPAKGLSKADERTLRRLQTNTLLCPAIVKHFDPKVDGRCPHCGEVSDNFHMVWACQLNPSIPPNPSPTREAWEAALLNCSGLESQRALVQRARVAALSSGVPE; encoded by the coding sequence ATGGGCACACGGGGTACTCCCCAAGGAGCGGTCTTGTCGCCGCTTTTCTTCAACATTGCCATGATGCAGCTTCCACATCAATTGGCCCGGGTGGAAGGAATTCATCACGCACTCTACGCGGATGATATAACAATTTGGACTACTGAAGGAAGCCTTGGAGAAATGGAGGACCGCCTACAGCGGGCCGCCTCCATCGTCGATAGCTATGCAATCGGCTGTGGTCTCCAATGCGCGCCTGCAAAATCGGAGCTTTTGCACGTCAGAACAGATCCGAAAGACAACACGAGATTGCGTATCTCTTTGATGGGAGCTCCTATCAGAGAGGTCGAAGAGATCCGGATCCTGGGCTTGTTCATCCATAACAGACTCAGACCGGAATCCACCATCACCAAACTTGAACGCATAGGCGAACAGGTCGGACGTATGATCCACCGCGTTTCCAACAAACGCGGCTTGCGGGGCAGGGATGCGCTTCGGCTTGTCCATGCCTTTGTAATCAGCCGGATCCTCTACTCCGGACCCTACCTTCGCACTACGAAGCAGCACGATCAACGCATTGACGCCATCATTAGGAAGGCTACAAAGCGAGCTTTGGACCTCCCGGTAACTACCTCCAATGCCAAGTTGTCGGCACTGGGGGTGCTCAACTCCTACCAGGAGTTCAAGGAGGCCCACCTCGTAAACCAATATACGCGACTTTCGGAGACTGTATCTGGGCGCCGCCTGTTAGACCGCTTGCACATAAAACATGACTGCATTCCAGAGGAGACATGCCGAATTCCAGAGCTGTGGCGCCACAAGCTCTGGGTTTCTCCACTACCTCGCAACATGCACTCGCAGACACACGAAGGCAGACGAGGGGCGCGCTCTCGGGCCCTCGAACACCAATATGGATCCAAGCAGGGTGTATACTACGTTGATGTGGCAGGGCCGTCGCCCACCGGATTCTACACGGCCGCCGTAGTTCACCAGGACCAACGCGTTAATGGTCTCTCCTATCGGGCTATCAACTCGGCGCGGGCAGAGGAGGTAGCAATAGCGCTTGCCGCCTCGGACACGAACTCGAGGGTGATCATCACAGATTCGCGCAGAGCCTGTGAAAACTACCTGGCGGGCGAGGTCTCACCTTTAGCCTACGAAATTCTAAAGCGAGCCGCGAGGGATTCGGACCCCTCACCTAAACGCATCATTTGGACTCCGGGCCACCAGGGCCTTCGAGGTAACGAGGCTGCGGACGCGGCCGCCCGCGCGCTTATCCCCCGGGCACCTCACCCAGGCTTTTCCGGCTCAGAGATGCAACCGCTTCTGCGATTCAAAGAAATTCTGGCTCACTATTGCGAACGCCATCGGCTTTTCCCGGTCCCTGCTAAGGGCCTGAGTAAAGCCGATGAACGAAccttaaggcgcctgcagaccaacaccttgttgtgtcctgcaatagtaaaacattttgacccgaaagttgatgggcggtgccctcactgtggggaagtctccgataactttcacatggtttgggcatgtcagttgaatccttccattccccctaacccttcccctactagagaggcatgggaggcagccctactcaattgctcaggcctggagtctcaacgggctctagtccaacgggcgcgggtagcggcgttgtccagcggagtcccggaataa